A genomic window from Populus nigra chromosome 7, ddPopNigr1.1, whole genome shotgun sequence includes:
- the LOC133700158 gene encoding small ribosomal subunit protein mS79 (rPPR3b)-like — protein sequence MVSRFKKCTESSSFRSRYDIYAITVKRLIKYNRLSMINEILDHQKNFPDMTNETFTAHLIYLYGKAGMFDDARKLFDEMPDLKCPRTVFSFNALLLACINARRFDEIKKLLADFRSELGITFDVVSYSIAINGFCKMGDLVSAEMVFDEMIKSDVEPNLITFNTLLNGFYLNGKFADGERIWSRMVEMNVVPDVRSYNAKLHALALENRMKEATEVVEEMRDKGLELDVFSFNALIRGFLNGEDLEEAKQWYGEMRSHGCEPNRVTFQFLIPFLCEKGDVGFAVEICEEIFDKKWHARAEVLQLVVDRLVMEAKIQDAEKLVQDGKKHKYELLMP from the coding sequence ATGGTAAGCAGGTTCAAGAAATGCACAGAGTCCAGCTCATTCCGGTCCCGCTACGACATATATGCTATCACCGTCAAACGCTTAATCAAATACAATCGACTCTCCATGATCAACGAGATCCTTGACCACCAAAAGAACTTCCCTGATATGACAAATGAGACCTTCACTGCGCATCTCATTTACTTGTATGGGAAAGCCGGCATGTTTGATGACGCCCGCAAACTGTTTGATGAAATGCCCGATTTAAAATGCCCTCGCACAGTTTTCTCATTTAATGCCTTGCTATTGGCGTGTATTAATGCACGCAGGtttgatgagattaaaaaactTCTTGCAGATTTTAGATCTGAGTTGGGAATAACTTTTGACGTAGTTTCTTACAGTATTGCTATTAATGGCTTCTGCAAGATGGGTGATTTGGTGTCCGCTGAAATggtgtttgatgaaatgataaAGAGTGATGTAGAGCCGAACTTGATCACGTTTAATACGCTTTTAAATGGGTTTTATTTGAATGGCAAGTTTGCTGACGGAGAGAGGATTTGGAGTCGCATGGTGGAAATGAATGTTGTGCCTGATGTAAGAAGTTATAATGCAAAGTTGCATGCTTTGGCGTTGGAGAACAGAATGAAAGAAGCTACTGAAGTAGTTGAGGAAATGAGAGATAAGGGGCTTGAGCTAGATGTGTTTAGCTTCAATGCTTTGATTAGAGGATTTCTTAATGGTGAGGATTTGGAAGAAGCTAAGCAGTGGTATGGTGAGATGAGGAGCCATGGTTGCGAGCCGAACAGGGTGACTTTTCAGTTTTTGATTCCCTTTCTTTGCGAGAAGGGTGATGTTGGTTTTGCTGTTGAGATTTGTGAGGAAATTTTTGACAAGAAGTGGCATGCAAGAGCAGAAGTATTGCAGCTTGTGGTGGATAGATTGGTTATGGAGGCTAAGATCCAAGATGCAGAAAAGCTCGTGCAAGATGGAAAGAAACACAAATATGAACTTCTCATGCCTTGA
- the LOC133699820 gene encoding small ribosomal subunit protein mS78 (rPPR3a)-like, with the protein MSALSRLFRSTFSTATSAAATENTIVRSLSNEVFRERSLKRLVEKFKKASENERFRTKSAIYKDTIRRLAAAKKFRYVEEILENQKQYQDMSKEGFNARLISLYGSSGMFDNARKVFDEMLERKCARTVLSFNALLGACVNSKKFDEVVGLFRGLSEELEIEPDLVSYNTVMKAFCEMGSLDSAVSLLEEIEKKGLTPDLITFNTLLNGLYANGRFDAGERIWQRMKEKNVKPDGRSYNEKLLGLALEKRMKDATKVVEEMKSEGIEFDIFSYNALIRGFVNEGDLEEAKGWYGEIRKSDIKPDKLTFKTLIPFVVEKGDVAFAFDLCKDALSSKLAVKEALIQPVLDALAKESKINEAKELVELSKARRSDSLKLTLPSI; encoded by the coding sequence atgtCGGCTTTATCCCGCCTTTTCCGCAGCACATTCTCCACCGCCACCTCCGCCGCAGCAACGGAAAACACCATCGTCAGATCACTCTCTAACGAAGTTTTCAGAGAACGCAGCCTCAAACGTCttgttgaaaaattcaaaaaagctTCCGAGAATGAGAGGTTTCGAACTAAAAGTGCCATTTACAAAGACACCATTCGCCGCCTCGCAGCTGCCAAAAAGTTTCGATACGTAGAAGAGATTCTAGAGAACCAGAAGCAGTATCAGGACATGTCGAAAGAAGGTTTTAATGCTCGTTTGATTTCTCTTTATGGTTCATCGGGCATGTTCGATAATGCGCGCaaggtgtttgatgaaatgcttGAAAGAAAATGTGCCCGGACGGTGCTGTCTTTCAATGCGCTGTTGGGGGCTTGTGTTAATTCGAAGAAGTTCGATGAAGTTGTTGGTTTATTTAGAGGGTTATCGGAGGAGTTAGAGATTGAACCGGATTTGGTTTCGTATAACACGGTCATGAAGGCCTTTTGCGAGATGGGTTCGTTGGATTCGGCTGTTTCGTTGCTAGAAGAGATTGAGAAGAAGGGTTTGACGCCTGATTTGATTACTTTTAATACGCTCTTAAATGGGCTTTATGCGAATGGAAGGTTTGATGCTGGGGAGAGGATTTGGCAGCGAATGAAGGAGAAGAATGTTAAGCCTGATGGCAGGAGTTATAATGAGAAGTTGCTTGGATTGGCATTGGAGAAGAGAATGAAAGATGCGACTAAGGTTGTTGAAGAAATGAAGAGCGAGGGGATTGAATTTGATATCTTTAGTTACAATGCTTTGATTAGAGGGTTTGTTAATGAGGGTGATTTGGAGGAAGCCAAGGGTTGGTATGGTGAGATAAGGAAATCTGATATTAAACCAGATAAATTGACTTTTAAGACATTGATTCCTTTCGTTGTTGAGAAGGGTGATGTTGCCTTTGCCTTTGATCTTTGCAAGGATGCTCTCTCTAGCAAGTTGGCTGTTAAGGAGGCACTGATACAACCTGTGCTGGATGCATTGGCTAAGGAGTCAAAGATCAATGAAGCAAAGGAGCTTGTGGAACTCAGCAAGGCACGTCGTTCCGATTCTTTAAAGTTGACATTGCCTTCAATATAG
- the LOC133699822 gene encoding transcription factor DYT1: MNELGLADQEGSCWGRMGRKRTSYDDTVGYKSKNLHAERRRREKLSNRLLTLRALVPIITNMNKGTIIEDAITYIQELKKNVEALTDMLQEMEASSSEEEFKTRVNEIDASEEMKQCGIKEDVQVTNIEGDKLWIKIILEKKRGGFARLMEKMACFGLELIDSNVTTSKGAMLVTACVEGAFGDTLTVQQTKELLTQIIKGI; the protein is encoded by the exons ATGAATGAGTTAGGCTTAGCTGATCAAGAAGGCAGTTGTTGGGGAAGGATGGGCCGGAAGAGGACTAGTTATGATGATACAGTTGGTTACAAATCAAAGAACCTTCATGctgaaagaaggagaagagagaagcTGAGTAACAGGCTCTTGACACTGCGTGCACTAGTCCCTATTATCACAAAT ATGAACAAGGGCACCATAATTGAGGATGCAATTACTTACATCCAAGAGCTGAAGAAAAATGTGGAGGCTCTTACTGACATGCTTCAAGAAATGGAAGCATCATCGTCGGAAGAGGAATTCAAGACAAGGGTTAATGAGATTGATGCTTCTGAGGAAATGAAGCAGTGCGGGATTAag GAAGATGTTCAGGTGACTAACATCGAAGGGGATAAGCTCTGGATCAAGATTATCTTGGAGAAGAAGAGAGGCGGGTTCGCTAGATTGATGGAGAAAATGGCTTGCTTTGGCTTGGAACTCATTGACAGCAATGTCACCACCTCTAAAGGAGCAATGCTTGTTACAGCCTGTGTTGAG GGTGCTTTCGGCGACACTCTCACAGTTCAGCAGACCAAGGAACTGTTGACACAGATCATCAAAGGCATATAG